Below is a window of Thermodesulfomicrobium sp. WS DNA.
GGATCATTACGTCCATCAATATGCTCGAATCCTTGGGGGCGTATGATGCATCGGAGGGTCTGGATTATGTGTTTTACGACGTTTTGGGCGACGTAGTGTGTGGCGGCTTCGCCATGCCTATTCGCGATGGAAAGGCGGAAGAAATCTATATCGTCTGTTCTGGTGAAATGATGGCCATGTATGCAGCCAACAATATCTGCAAAGGCATTGTAAAATATGCACAATCCGGTGGTGTTCGTTTGGGAGGACTTATTTGTAATTCCAGAAATGTGGATAATGAGCGCGAAATGATTATGGAACTTGCGAAACGTTTGGGCACTAAAATGATTTATTTTGTTCCTCGTGATAATGATGTGCAGAGAGCAGAGATTAATCGTATGACGGTTATTCAATGGAAGCCAACAGCACCTCAGGCAGATCATTATCGAAATCTTGCTAAGGCTATCGATTCTAACGACATGTTCGTCATACCAAAGCCGCTTCCAATTGAGAATTTAGAGAGCCTACTCATGGAATTCGGTCTTTTAGATCAGTAATTTACAGAAAAAGGAGGTATTTTTATGATTATGATTCGTGCTATCGTTCGCCCTGAAAAGGCTGATGATGTTCTCGCTGCCCTTATGGAAGCCGGATTTCCTGCAGTGACCAGATACTCCGTAGCTGGGCGTGGTAAGCAGCGAGGTATCAAAATTGGTGAAGTGACGTATGACGAGATCCCTAAGACAATGCTTATGAGTGTTGTTCCGAGCGCTGATAAGGATTTTGTTGTAAGTGTTATTATGAAATCTGCTAGAAGCGGGGCAAAGGGTGCTTTTGGTGACGGAAAGATTTTTATTTCTCCATTGGATGCTGTGTATACTGTGAGTTCTGGAGTGTGTGATTCGGATATGGAGGCCAGACAATGAAAGAAGTGATCGCCGTGATTCGTATGAATAAGATGAATGCTACAAAAAAGGCGCTCACCGACGCAGGTATTGCGGCCTTTTTTGCCCATGAATGCTTTGGCCGAGGAAAAGGACTGGTAGACCCGAGTGCTTTGGATGGGGTCAAAAGGGGAGTGGAAGAGGCCGTAGCGGCCGTTGCGGACCCGATCAAGCTGTATCCCAAGCGGATGCTCACTGTGGTCGTTCCGGACGAGATGGTGGATGATGTGGTGTCCACCATCATGGAAGCCAACCGCACAGGCCAGCCTGGAGACGGCAAGATCTTTGTGCTCCCTGTTTCGGACTCAGTGCGGGTGCGTACGGGCGAAAGCGGCACTAAGGCTATTGTTTGAAGGAGGAGGAAAGTATGAGCGCGCCTGTCAAGAAATTTAAAGCGTTGGATCCAGAAGAAGTCAAAAAACAGCTGGTTTCCCGCTATCCTGCCAAGGTGGCCCGAAAGCGGGCAAGTCAGATCGTCGTCAATGAGCCTGGTGACGTGCCGCCGGAGATTCTCGCCAATGTGCGCACCATTCCCGGCATCATCACGATGCGCGGTTGCAGCTATGCGGGGTGCAAAGGGGTCATCCTGGGCCCGACTCGGGACATTGTGAACATCACTCATGGCCCCATTGGGTGCGGTTTTTATTCATGGCTTACCCGTCGCAATCAGACCGACGCCTCGGCAGAGGGTGCTGAAAATTATATGACTTACTGCTTTTCTACGGACATGCAGGAGCAGGATATTGTCTTTGGCGGCGAGAAAAAGCTCGAAGCAGCAATTCAGGAAGCTTATGACATATTTCATCCAAAGGCGATTGCTGTGTTTGCTACTTGTCCGGTTGGACTTATCGGAGACGATATCCATGCAGTTGCAAGAAGGATGAAAGCAAAATTTGGAGATTGTAACGTTTTTGCTTTTAGCTGTGAGGGATATAAGGGAGTAAGTCAGTCTGCTGGTCATCATATCGCCAACAACCAGATTTTTACTCATGTCGTTGGAGAAATTGATGAACCACGCAAAGGGAAGTATACTATCAATCTATTAGGAGAATACAATATCGGCGGTGATGCATTTGAGATTGAGCGTATTCTTGATAAGTGTGGAATTACTCTTTTAGCGACATTTTCTGGAAATTCCACGTATGAACAATTCGCAACGGCGCATCAGGCGGATCTCGACTGCGTCATGTGTCATCGCTCTATCAATTATGTCGCCGATATGCTGGAGGAAAAGTACGGAATTCCTTGGATTAAAGTGAACTTCATTGGGGCCCAGGCAACGGCCAAGAGTCTTCGGAAGATTGCCGAGTACTTCCAGGACCCTGAGCTTCTTGCTCGGGTAGAGGAGGTCATCGCCGAGGAACTCCCCGAAGTGGAGGCTGTGGCCAATGCGGTGCGTCCGCGCACCCAGGGTAAGACGGCCATGCTTTTTGTCGGCGGGTCTCGCGCCCATCACTATCAAGAGCTTTTCAAGGAAATTGGCATGAAGATCTTGGCCGCGGGGTATGAATTCGCTCACCGCGATGACTACGAAGGCCGCCAGGCTCTGCCCCGGATCAAAGTGGACGCCGATAGCCGCAACATCGAGGAGATTGAGGTCACGGCCGATCCCAAACGCTATCGCCCCCGCAAGACCGAGGAACAACAAGCCGCCCTTGAGGCGCAGGGATTCACCTTCAAAGACTATACCGGCATGATGGCAGAGATGGAGAAGGACACATTGGTCATCGACGACCTCAATCAGTTTGAGGCGGACCGGCTCATCGAACTCTACCGCCCCGATATCTTCTGCGCAGGTATCAAAGAAAAGTATGCAGTGCAGAAGTATGGCATCCCCCTCAAGCAGCTCCATAGCTATGACTATGGTGGTCCTTATGCCGGATTCCGTGGAGCCATCAACTTCTACAAAGAGATCGACCGCATGGTGAACAGCCGGGTGTGGACCTATCTCAAGGCTCCATGGCAGCAAAATCCGGAACTCTCAGCGACCTACGTGCATCAATAAAAAAGGAGCAACTCATGCTGCTACGTCATACACCACAAGAAATCATCGAACGCAAGGCGCTCACCATCAATCCGGCCAAGACCTGCCAGCCTATTGGGGCCATGTACGCTGCGTTGGGCGTCCACGGGTGCTTGCCTCATAGCCATGGGTCCCAAGGCTGTTGTGCCTACCATCGCAGCACCTTGGTACGCCACTACAAAGAACCTGTGTCCGCTGCCACGAGTTCTTTTACGGAAGGCGCTTCGGTTTTCGGCGGCGGCGCAAACCTCACCCAGGCCATCGAGAACATTTTTACAGTATATGATCCAGAAGTTATTGCTGTACACACGACTTGTCTCTCTGAGACCATTGGAGACGATCTCAATCAGATCATCGATAAAGCTAAAAAGAGCGGCAAGGTACCTGAAGGAAAGAATGTAATTTTTGCGAATACTCCAAGCTACGTCGGTTCTCATGTCACAGGATTCTCTTCAATGGTGAAGAGTATTGTTTCAAGTTTTGCAAAAACAGATGGATCGCCTTCAGGAAATGTTAATATAATACCTGGTTGGTTGGAACCTTCCGATATGGAAGAGATAAAACGGCTCGCTTCTCTCATGGGCGTTCCAATTACAATGGTTCCAGACACATCTGGAGTTCTCAACGCTCCGCTGACGGGTCAGTTTACTCTGTTTCCCAAAGGCGGTGTGACGGTGGAGGAACTGCAGGCCACAGGCAGGGCCAAGGCCACAGTGGCCTTGGGTGAGTGGTGCTCGGCAGAAGCGGCCCGTTGGCTGGATGCTCAGTGTAAGGTGCCGTGTACCATCATCGAGATGCCCTATGGACTTCTCGGAACGGATCGTTTCATTGATGCATTGCGGGTTGCAGGCGGTGTTGCGGTTCCAGAATCCATTGAATTCGAGCGGGGACAGCTCGTGGATTTCATCGCCGACATGCATCAGTATTTCTACGGAAAGAAGGTCGCATTGGTAGGTGATCCTGATCAGCTTATCGCTATGACCGATTTCCTGGTGAGTATCGATATGCATCCAGTACATATCGTTACAGGGACTCCAGGATCACGTTTTGAGAAACGAATCCAGGAAATCGTTGCGCCCCTCGGCTATACACCAAACGTTCGTGCCGGTGGTGATATGTTTTTGTTTCATCAGTGGATCAAAAATGATCCGGTCGATGTTATCATTGGCAATACGTACTGTAAGTACATCTCCCGTGATGAGGATATCCCTTTGCTCCGGTTTGGATTCCCTATCTTGGATCGAGTGGGACACCAGTACTTTCCTACGGTTGGGTATAAGGGCGGACTTCTGTTTCTTACCCGCTTGCTGGACGTGCTTTTGACCCGCAAGGACCGCGATGAACCTGAATCGAGCTTTGAGCTGGTGTATTAAGGGGGCTATGATGGCGATTCCTGAACGCGTTGTCTTGGTGTGTCAGAGCTTCCGTACTGCTGGTGAGCCCAAAGGGGTGTGTCATCGGCACAATGATGGCCTGGCGCAGTATCTGGAAGAGGAGATCCTTGCCCGCGGCTTGGACATGCAAGTGATCACGACGGGGTGTCTGAAGCGCTGCGAGCGAGGACCAGTCGTTGCCATCATGCCGGAGAATTGGTGGTTCGGCGCAGTGGACAGCGAGGAAGCGGTGGACGCCATCCTTGATGGTCTCGAAAACGGCGAACCGGCTGCCAATCGTTTGGAGTAGTTATGTGTATCCGCCCTGCCACCCATGCCGACCTTGCTGCCATGACGGGACTCTTGGAGCAACTCTTTGGTATCGAGACAGAATTTGCCGTGGACAAAGCCAAACAAATGCGAGGGCTGGCCCTCCTGCTGGAAACCCCCAAGGCCGTGGTCCTCGTGGCGGATGTAGGTGGCAAGGTGGTGGGGATGGTAACCATGCAGACCGTGGTTTCCACTGCGGAAGGCGGTCCAGTGGGTTGGGTGGAGGACCTTGTCGTGGATGAGGCCTGGCGGGGCAAGGGCATCGGTTCGGCTTTGTTGCGGGCCATCCTCGGACTGGCCTTTGCCCGTGGTCTTTCTCGCGTCCAGCTCCTCGCCGATGCTGAGAATGCCGCTGCCTTGCTTTTTTACCACCGGCATGGGCTTCGGCGGACGCGTATGGTGTGTGTGCGCGCCGTGCCCTGACGAGGAGGTCATTATGAACGCGGTACTCGAAGAACGGGCGTCTCAAGTTTGTCGCCTGGGAGAAGAGCCCTTTGCTATGGTTTGCAACCGCCCGAGTCTTGCAGGGGCCGTGAGCCAGCGGGCTTGCGTGTTTTGCGGTTCGCGGGTGGTCCTTTATCCCATCGCCGATGCCTTGCATCTGGTGCATGGGCCCATTGGTTGTGCGGTGTATACCTGGGATATTCGGGGGGCACTCTCTTCGGGCCCGCAACTCCATCGCATGAGCTTTTCCACGGATCTCAAAGAAAAGGATGTCATTTTTGGGGGCGAGAACAAACTCGCCGCAAGTCTCGATGAGCTCATCCCCCAATATACCCCCAAGGCCGTGTTCGTGTACTCCACCTGTATTGTGGGACTCATCGGCGACGACGTGGATGCCGTGTGTCGCAAGGCGGAGGAGCGTTTTGGCATTCCAGTCATTCCTGTGCACAGCGAAGGCTTCAAGGGGAACAAGCGCGCAGGGTATTCCGCAGCCTGCCAGGCTCTCATGCGTCTCGTGGGTAAGGGGTCCACTGAAGGAATCGGACCTCTGAGCGTCAATATCCTCGGTGACTTCAATCTCGCCGGTGAGATTTGGATCGTGCGGGGCTATTTGGAGAAGATGGGGATCCAGGTGGTGGCGAACGTCACGGGGGATGGACGCGTGGAGGACATCCAACGCTGCCACGGGGCGCGGCTCAATCTGGTGCAATGCTCGGGGGCGACCATGGAATTCGCCCGCATGCTTCAAGAGCGCTATGGTATTCCTTGTATCCGGGTGTCCTACCTGGGCATCGAAGACATGGCCGACTCTCTGTACAAGGTGGCAGACTTCTTTGCCGCGCAGGATCCTTCTTTGCGCGAGCGCACGGCCCAGCTGGTACGGACCGAATTGGAGTGGCTGCTGCCGCGGCTTGCAGAGCTGCGCCGCGATCTCGAAGGCAAGCGGGCAGCCCTCTACGTGGGAGGATCGTTCAAGGCCTTCTCGTTGGTCAAGGCGTTCCGTCACCTGGGCATGCAGTCGGTAGTCGTGGGTTCGCAGACGGGTACCACTGAAGAGTACGAGGAACTCGCCGGCATCTGTGATCCGGGAACCATCCTCGTGGATGATGCCAATCCTTTGGAGCTCGCCGCGTTTCTCGAGGAGAAAAAGGTAGATGTATTCGTTGGAGGGGTCAAAGAGCGACCCATCGCCTACAAGTTGGGAATTGGCTTTTGCGATCACAACCATGAGCGTAAAATCGCTCTGGAAGGATTCGTTGGTATGTATAACTTTGCAAAGGAAGTACATGCATCTACCATGAGTTCTGTTTGGAAAATTATGCCACGCAAAGGATATAAACCTCCTTTTCTCGATAAGGAGGGTTGCCATGTCTGAGTATGTGTCTACAATAAATGCATGCAAAATGTGTATGCCGATTGGTGCTGCTCTGGCATTCCGTGGTATCGATGGATGTATTCCATATATTCATGGTTCTCAAGGATGTGCCACATATATGCGACGGTATATCATCAGCCATTTTCGAGAGCCAATCGACATTGCGTCTTCTTCGATGGACGAGAAAGCTGCTGTGCATGGTGGAGGTCCGAATTTCAAGAAGGGCATCCTCAATGTCATGCGCAAATATAATCCTCAATTGGTAGGGGTAGCCACCACCTGTCTGACAGAAACCATTGGCGAAGATGTTCCTCGTCTGGTGCAGGAGTTTCGGGAGGAGTTTGCAGATCTTCCCTTGCCAGAGATCGTGACCGCCTCCACCCCCAGCTATTCCGGGACCCATATCGATGGCTGGCATGCGGCCTTGCAGGCGGTGGTGAATGGCGTGGCCCAGCCCGTCGATTCCCATGGGGGAGTGACGCTTATGCCGGGATTTCTCTCTCCTGCGGATCATCGTTGGTTCAAGGAGTTGGGCGCGCGCATGGGGCTTGCGCTGACCCTCCTGCCCGACTTCAGTGACGTGCTCGACGGCCCGACCTGGGAGACCTATCAGCCCCTGGCTCCGGGAGGGACTCCCATGGAGGCCATTCGGCGCATGGCGGGGGCCTGCGCTACGGTGGAGCTTGGTGTGCCGCACCGTCTTTCTCCAGCCCAGTCTCTGGAGCAGCGTTTGGGCACGCCTGCACGCTTTACGGACACGCCCATCGGCCTTCGGGCCACCGACCGCTTTCTCGGCGTGCTCACGGAGTTGGGCGGGTGCGTGGCCCCGCGGGAGGTAGCTGCCCGGGGCCGGCTTTTGGACGCCCTGGTGGACGGCCATAAGTATGTCTTCGGCAAGCGGGTTGTGGTCTACGGCGAGGAGGAACTGGCCGTGGGAGTAACGGCATTCTTGGCCGAGATGGGAGCTCGACCGGTGCTCGTGGCCACGGGTGGCGCGAGCGCTACCCTGGCCGATCGTGTCCGTGCCGTCGTAGACGGGCTGTGTCCTTTGCCCGAAGTGCGCACCGAGGCCGACTTCCATCAAATCGAGGAAGAAGCCAATTCCATGGAGCCGGATTTTCTCGTGGGCCACAGCAAAGGATACAAGCTTGCGCGTTCTCGTGGCATCCCGTTGATCCGTCTTGGATTTCCCATTCACGATCGGTTTGGAGGACAGCGTCTTTTGTGCGTGGGCTATGATGGTGCCCTGGAGCTTTATGATCGTATCGTCAACGCCCTGCTGGCCCAGAGTCAAGATGCATCTCCGGTAGGATATTGGTATCTTTAGCCCATAAGGAACGGTCATCATGTGCAGGCAAAAAGATCGTAGCGTACATCCATGCTTTGAAAAAAAATCCGCATGCTCTGTTGGGCGCGTCCATTTGCCAGTGGCTCCCACATGTAACATTCAGTGTAATTACTGCGATAGGAAGCATGATTGCATCAATGAATCCCGTCCAGGAGTGACGAGTGCGGTGCTCTCCCCCACGCAAGCCAGTGCCTATTTGGACATGGTTCTTGAACGGGAGCCGCGTATCCGGGTGGTGGGGATTGCGGGTCCGGGGGATCCGCTGGCCGAGCCTTCCCGAACGCTGGAGACCATCCGTCTCGTGGCGCAGGCCCATCCTGAGTTGTTGTTCTGCCTTTCCACCAATGGGCTGGGGCTTCCTGATGTCGTGGATGACTTGGCGGATTTGGGCGTGACCCACGCGACCGTGACCGTCAATGCCGTGGACCCGAAAGTGGGAAGCCAGATCTACCGGTGGGTGCGTTTTGCCAAGCGTGTCTACCGCGGTGAGGAAGGGGCCCGGCTGCTTTTCTCCCGGCAGGAAGAGGGGATCCGCCGTCTCAAGGAGCGGGGGATGACCGTGAAAGTGAACACCATCGTTATCCCTACGGTCAATGAGAACCATGTGCTCGAGGTCTCGCGCTGGGCCGCGGGCCTTGGTGTCGACATCCAGAATTTGCTCCCGCTGTGTCCAGCTGCCCAGACCCCCTTTGCTGCCTTGGGCGAGCCCGAGGAGCATTTGGTGGAGGCGTTGCGGAACGAGGCCTCGGCCTTGCTGCCTCAGATGCGCCATTGCCAGCGCTGTCGTGCAGATGCCGTGGGGCTTCTCCATGCGGATCAGTCTCGGGACTTGGCCCCGGTACTGCGGCAAGTGGCTCATGGCCCAGCCGTGTCGCGCCCATACGTAGCCGTGGCCAGCCGGGAGGGGCTTTTGGTCAATCAGCATTTGGGCGAAGCAGCTGCCTTTCAGATTTGGCAGCCAGGACAATCGCCGCGCCTGGTGGCGACACGGCCCGCGCCGGAACCCGGCGGGGGCGATGGCCGGTGGCGGCAGATGGCGCAGGTTTTGGGTGATTGCAGTGCGGTGTTGGTCCGGGCCGCAGGGGCGCGCCCCAAGGAAGTTCTCAGCCAGCAAGGCATCACCGTGTATGAGGTGGAGGGGCTGGTGCGGGACGTACTTGCGGCCTATGCCGAAGGCCAAGACATGGGCGCATTCCGGCCCTGTTCCGGTACGGGATGTCGTGGCGCGTTGGGGGGAGGAGGCGTTGGATGCGGGGCCTAACACACGTTTTTTGGGGCGGAATCATGAGGACGTTGATGGTGGCCGGCATGGTGATGGGGTTTGCGTGGGTATGCGCGGCTGAGGAAAGGCCTATGGTGGCGGCCGCAGCGAGCCTCAAGTTTGCGTTCAGCGAAGTGGCGGAAGAGTTCCAGCGGCAAACGGGGATGTCGGTGCGTCTGAATTTTGGTTCTTCAGGGAATTTCCGCCGGCAGATTCTTCAGGGGGCCCCGTATGAGGTCTTTTTTTCGGCCGATGAGGAAAACGTCCTGGCGCTCCACGCACAAGGCTTTGCCGTGGATGCGGGCAGAACCTATGCCCGGGGGCGGGTGGTCCTCTTGGGGCATTCGTTGGGCCTTTTGGGTGTGGGGGCAGACCTTTCCGGCATGGTCGAGGCGGTTAGGAGTCACAAAATCACGCATTTTGCCATCGCCAATCCCGAACATGTCCCATACGGCATGCGCGCGCAGGAGATCTTGCGCCGCTTGGGAGTGTGGGAGGAAATTCAGCCCCGGTTGGTCGTTGGAGAAAATGTGGGGCAGGCCGCCCAATTCATCCTCGAGGGTGGCGCTGACGCTGGTCTTGTCCCTCTTGCTTTGGTGCTTTCTCCTTCTCTGGCGGGTAAGGGTGAGTACGTCTTGGTGCCGGAGCAGTGGCATACGCCGCTCCTCCAACGCGGTGTGCTGCTCAAGGGGGCAGGGCCTGTCGCCCAAGCGTTCTACCAGTTTGTCTTTTCCGCCAAGGCGCGGGAGATCCTGGAGCGTTACGGCTTCGTGCCCTTGGGGGGTGGATCTTGATGGATTGGTCGGCCCTTGTCCTTTCGTTGGAGATCGCTGGGAGCACGGTACTGATACTTGTGCCGGTGGGAATGGTCTTTGGACGGCTTTTGGCGTGGCGCTCGTTTCCTGGCAAGAGCCTGGTACTGGCGGCGATCAACCTCCCGTTGCTCCTGCCCCCTACGGTGATGGGGTTTTACCTCCTTCAGACGTTGGGGCGGAATACGCCCGTGGGCCGCATGGCGGAACAGATCCTCGGCCATCCTTTAGTGTTTCATTTTTCGGGGCTGGTATTGGCGTCGTGCCTGACCAACATCCCTTTTGCCATCCAGCCGGTGCAGCGGGCCTTGATGGCGATCCCCCGCGAGGTGCTCGAGGCGGCGGCGTGCTGCGGCATGGGTCCGTGGCAACGAGTGTGGCGGGTGGAGCTCCCTTTGGCATGGCCAGGGCTTGTCTCGGCCGTGGCCTTGGTGGCGGCGCACTGCCTTGGTGAGTTTGGCGTGGTGCTTATGATGGGAGGCAACATCCCGGGGCAGACGCGCACCATGTCCATTGCCATCTATGAACGTATTCAGGCCTTTGACGAGGCTGGGGCCGCCTTGCTGGCGGCGACGCTTTTGGGGATGTCGCTTGTTGTTCTTGCCATTCTCTTTGGAGTGGATCGTGGACGAGCAACAAGGCCTTGAGGTGCGGGTTCGTTGCAGCGCGCCGATCCCGCTGGCGGTGGAGCTGCGGTGCCCTGCAGGACAGACCATGGCAGTGGTGGGACCTTCAGGGTGCGGCAAGACGAGCTTATTGCGGGTGGTTGCCGGCTTTTTCCGGGTGTCTGGAGCTCGCGTGGTGTGTCTGGGGGAGGTGTGGCAGGACGGTCGCCGCTGGCTGCCGACCCACCAGCGCGCTGTGGGTATGGTCTTTCAGTCCTATGCCCTCTTCCCCCATCGGAGTGTGCTGGAAAACGTGCTCGCGGCCCAAGGCGTTGGGGGAAAGGCGGGGGCGCTGGAGTATCTTGCCCAGGTGGGGCTTGCGGGCTTGGAGGATCGGTATCCCCATCAGCTCTCGGGTGGCCAGCGCCAGCGGGTAGCCCTGGCGCGCGCTTTGGCCCGGAGGCCTCGGGTGCTTTTGCTCGACGAGCCGTTTTCTGCCGTGGATGGGCCCATGCGGCGCAGCCTGCACGACTTGATGCGTACTTTGGGGAGCATGGTGCGTGTCCCGTGCCTTCTCGTCACGCATGATGTCGAGGAGGCCCGTCGGTTGGCCCAGCAGATGCTGGTTATGGATCAAGGGCAAGCGCTCCAGGTGGGCCCCCCGGAGGAGGTCCTGCGGGCTCCGGCCTCGTTGCAGGTGGCGCGGGTGTTGGGTCTTGCCAATGTATTGCCTGCGGAAGTGGCTGGGAGCGAGGCGGCGGGACTTGTGCTTCGCGCCGGGGCGATCACGGTGGTTTCCGGAACGAAGCGGCGGTTTCGGCATGGGGCGCCTGTCTTGTGGCACGTCCCTCCTGCCGAGGTATCCGTGGTGCCTGAAGGCGAGCCGGCGTGCCGCTACCACCGCGGTCCCTTGGTGGCATTGGAGGTGTGTGCCGTGGATGTGCTTCCTCCGGTGGTACGGGTGCTGCTGCGTTGGCCAGGAGGAGGCGTCGTGGAATCCGAATCCACTCATCCGGCCCTGCGCCAGCGGCCGCCGCAGCCCGGGACCACGGTGCGTGTGTGTCTGCCGCCCTCAGCGATCCACGTGTTCCCCGCCCCGTGAGGCAATGGCTTCGAGCCGCTTGCGGGCCACGAACGTTTCCAGACCATATTTGCGCAGGCGATATCCCAGCTGCCTGGGCGTGATCCCGAGTTCTCGGGCTGCCTGCTGCTGAATCCAATGGCAGCGTTCCAAGGCGGCCAAGAGTTCCCGCTGCTCCATCTCCTGGAGCGAACCCGGCGTGGGGGAAGGAGCCGGACTGGAAACCACTTGCTCTGGGGCGAGGCGGAGCAATGGCCGCAGGCGTGCTGCCGTCACCGGGGTGCCGTCATTGAGGATGATCAGCCGCTCCACGAGGTTTTCCATCTCCCGCACGTTCCCTGGCCAGAAGTAGCCTTCGAGGAGGTGGAGGGCTTCGGCCGTGAAGGACAGAGACCGTCCATATTCTTGCTCTGCCCGGTGCTGGAAATGGGCAAGCAGGGGCAGGATGTCTTCCGGGCGTTCGCGCAAGGCGGGCACGTGGATGGGGAAGACGTTGATGCGGTAGAAGAGGTCGTTGCGAAACTGGCCGGCGCGGACCAATTCTTCCAAGTCGCGGTTGGTGGCGCTGATGATACGGACATCCACCTTGCGGGTAGCATTACTCCCGAGACGCTCCATCTCTCGCTCCTGGAGGACGCGCAGCAGCTTGGATTGCAGTGGCAGCGGGAGTTCTCCAATTTCGTCCAGAAAGATGGTCCCTCCGTGGGCTTCCTCAAATCGCCCCGGTCGGGATGCCGTGGCGCCGGTAAAAGCCCCTTTCTCGTGCCCGAAGAGTTCCGATTCCAAGAGGTTCTCCGGGATGGCGGCGCAATTCACCTTGACGAACGGCCGTTGGGCTCGATCCGAGAGATCATGGATGATGCGCGCCACGAGGGTTTTTCCCGTGCCGGATTCTCCTAAGAGGAGCACTGTGGCCCGCGTGGGGGCTACGCGCTCGATCATGTCTTCGACCTCACGCAGACGGGAGCTCTTGCCGATGAGGCTTGGACCTCCGGTCTCTCGGGACAGTTGAGAGCGCAGCCGGAGATTTTCTTGCTCGAGAGTGTGGAGCTTTTTTTGTACATTTTTGTGAAGAGCAAGGATGCGGGAAAGGAGGGTGGCGACGATGGAAAGGGTGCGGGCGTCGGCCTCCAGGCGTTCCGGGTCGGGGTAGGCTCGGTCCGCACTCAGGACTCCTATGGGCTCGCCATGCAGGAGGATGGGGACTCCAATGAAGGCGAGAGGGATGTCCTGGGGCCGCCGGGATCCGGTCTTGTCTAAAAACAGCGGTTCGGTGGTGATGTCCGGTACCACGAAGGCTTGGCGCTGGCGAAAGATGGCGCCGGTAACGCCTTCGTCGAGGCGGTAGATGCCCCGTTGGCGTTCTTCTGGGGTGAGACCGTGGGATCGGGAAATGGCGAGACGGCGAGTGCGCTCATCGTAGAG
It encodes the following:
- the modB gene encoding molybdate ABC transporter permease subunit gives rise to the protein MDWSALVLSLEIAGSTVLILVPVGMVFGRLLAWRSFPGKSLVLAAINLPLLLPPTVMGFYLLQTLGRNTPVGRMAEQILGHPLVFHFSGLVLASCLTNIPFAIQPVQRALMAIPREVLEAAACCGMGPWQRVWRVELPLAWPGLVSAVALVAAHCLGEFGVVLMMGGNIPGQTRTMSIAIYERIQAFDEAGAALLAATLLGMSLVVLAILFGVDRGRATRP
- a CDS encoding radical SAM protein, with translation MCRQKDRSVHPCFEKKSACSVGRVHLPVAPTCNIQCNYCDRKHDCINESRPGVTSAVLSPTQASAYLDMVLEREPRIRVVGIAGPGDPLAEPSRTLETIRLVAQAHPELLFCLSTNGLGLPDVVDDLADLGVTHATVTVNAVDPKVGSQIYRWVRFAKRVYRGEEGARLLFSRQEEGIRRLKERGMTVKVNTIVIPTVNENHVLEVSRWAAGLGVDIQNLLPLCPAAQTPFAALGEPEEHLVEALRNEASALLPQMRHCQRCRADAVGLLHADQSRDLAPVLRQVAHGPAVSRPYVAVASREGLLVNQHLGEAAAFQIWQPGQSPRLVATRPAPEPGGGDGRWRQMAQVLGDCSAVLVRAAGARPKEVLSQQGITVYEVEGLVRDVLAAYAEGQDMGAFRPCSGTGCRGALGGGGVGCGA
- a CDS encoding sigma 54-interacting transcriptional regulator yields the protein MDANQDLDVLLRIATHIDQAMDLGNTLEAVLETLATTLGLLRITITLYDERTRRLAISRSHGLTPEERQRGIYRLDEGVTGAIFRQRQAFVVPDITTEPLFLDKTGSRRPQDIPLAFIGVPILLHGEPIGVLSADRAYPDPERLEADARTLSIVATLLSRILALHKNVQKKLHTLEQENLRLRSQLSRETGGPSLIGKSSRLREVEDMIERVAPTRATVLLLGESGTGKTLVARIIHDLSDRAQRPFVKVNCAAIPENLLESELFGHEKGAFTGATASRPGRFEEAHGGTIFLDEIGELPLPLQSKLLRVLQEREMERLGSNATRKVDVRIISATNRDLEELVRAGQFRNDLFYRINVFPIHVPALRERPEDILPLLAHFQHRAEQEYGRSLSFTAEALHLLEGYFWPGNVREMENLVERLIILNDGTPVTAARLRPLLRLAPEQVVSSPAPSPTPGSLQEMEQRELLAALERCHWIQQQAARELGITPRQLGYRLRKYGLETFVARKRLEAIASRGGEHVDR
- a CDS encoding ABC transporter ATP-binding protein, with protein sequence MDEQQGLEVRVRCSAPIPLAVELRCPAGQTMAVVGPSGCGKTSLLRVVAGFFRVSGARVVCLGEVWQDGRRWLPTHQRAVGMVFQSYALFPHRSVLENVLAAQGVGGKAGALEYLAQVGLAGLEDRYPHQLSGGQRQRVALARALARRPRVLLLDEPFSAVDGPMRRSLHDLMRTLGSMVRVPCLLVTHDVEEARRLAQQMLVMDQGQALQVGPPEEVLRAPASLQVARVLGLANVLPAEVAGSEAAGLVLRAGAITVVSGTKRRFRHGAPVLWHVPPAEVSVVPEGEPACRYHRGPLVALEVCAVDVLPPVVRVLLRWPGGGVVESESTHPALRQRPPQPGTTVRVCLPPSAIHVFPAP
- the modA gene encoding molybdate ABC transporter substrate-binding protein encodes the protein MRTLMVAGMVMGFAWVCAAEERPMVAAAASLKFAFSEVAEEFQRQTGMSVRLNFGSSGNFRRQILQGAPYEVFFSADEENVLALHAQGFAVDAGRTYARGRVVLLGHSLGLLGVGADLSGMVEAVRSHKITHFAIANPEHVPYGMRAQEILRRLGVWEEIQPRLVVGENVGQAAQFILEGGADAGLVPLALVLSPSLAGKGEYVLVPEQWHTPLLQRGVLLKGAGPVAQAFYQFVFSAKAREILERYGFVPLGGGS
- a CDS encoding nitrogenase component 1 encodes the protein MSEYVSTINACKMCMPIGAALAFRGIDGCIPYIHGSQGCATYMRRYIISHFREPIDIASSSMDEKAAVHGGGPNFKKGILNVMRKYNPQLVGVATTCLTETIGEDVPRLVQEFREEFADLPLPEIVTASTPSYSGTHIDGWHAALQAVVNGVAQPVDSHGGVTLMPGFLSPADHRWFKELGARMGLALTLLPDFSDVLDGPTWETYQPLAPGGTPMEAIRRMAGACATVELGVPHRLSPAQSLEQRLGTPARFTDTPIGLRATDRFLGVLTELGGCVAPREVAARGRLLDALVDGHKYVFGKRVVVYGEEELAVGVTAFLAEMGARPVLVATGGASATLADRVRAVVDGLCPLPEVRTEADFHQIEEEANSMEPDFLVGHSKGYKLARSRGIPLIRLGFPIHDRFGGQRLLCVGYDGALELYDRIVNALLAQSQDASPVGYWYL